The proteins below come from a single Alnus glutinosa chromosome 9, dhAlnGlut1.1, whole genome shotgun sequence genomic window:
- the LOC133877079 gene encoding protein disulfide isomerase-like 5-1, with amino-acid sequence MKASPRSLTLVSFLLLLLLRLTIHTRAEVITLTADTFSDKVKEKGTAWFVKFCVPWCKHCKNLGTLWEELGKVMEGEDEVEIGEVDCAVSKPVCSKVDIHSYPKFKVFYDGEEVAKYQGPRDVESLKNFVLEEAEKAAAKAQLGIDQEL; translated from the exons ATGAAAGCGAGCCCTCGTTCTCTCACTCTCGTGTcatttctccttctccttcttctgcGGCTAACGATTCACACCAGAGCCGAAGTCATAACCCTAACTGCCGACACCTTCTCCGACAAG GTGAAGGAGAAAGGCACGGCGTGGTTTGTGAAATTCTGCGTTCCGTGGTGTAAGCATTG TAAGAACTTGGGGACATTGTGGGAGGAACTTGGGAAGGTGATGGAGGGAGAGGATGAGGTAGAAATTGGAGAGGTTGATTGCGCTGTGAGTAAACCAGTGTGTTCCAAAGTTGATATCCATTCGTATCCTAAGTTTAAGGTCTTTTATGATGGAGAAGAAGTTGCTAAATACCAAG GACCAAGGGACGTCGAATCACTTAAAAATTTTGTCTTAGAAGAAGCTGAAAAGGCAGCAGCAAAAGCACAGCTTGGCATTGATCAAGAATTGTAA
- the LOC133878192 gene encoding vicilin-like seed storage protein At2g28490 → MHDTRPPQLSLSPLLKPLHPAEKLPQRKPASDREKRKMGSRAALFVLVIVLCYGLAMAVSSVGDEDWRREKEGREDWRREREETEEEETEDWFLLQDSKKVVTTDAGEMRVVRSLGGRIVDRPMHIGFIAMEPKTLFIPQYLDSSLILFIRRGEAKIGFIYKDALAERRLKTGDVYRLPAGSAFYLVNTGEGQRLHIICSIDTSEGLGLGTFQSFFIGGGSYPTSVLAGFDRETLSHAFNVSFSEVREILTRQREGPIVYVPDARSPSVWAKFLQMKDQDRLQHLKRMVLDFQEEPDHDHQEEQTWSWRKLLNSMLGKETKRRGDKGTGKSPDSYNLYDRRPDFSNNYGWSLALDESDYDPLKRSGIGVYLVNLTAGSMMAPHVNPTATEYGIVLSGSGTIQVVFPNGTSAMNAKITEGDVFWVPRYFPFCQIASRTGPLEFFGFTTSARKNRPQFLVGASSVLRTMLGPELAAAFGVDEERLRDVVEAQQEAVILPSTWAAPPDKKTKKFARAPRVIKSFGNDMIMGFD, encoded by the exons ATGCACGACACGCGTCCccctcaactctctctctcccctcttcTTAAACCCCTCCACCCAGCAGAGAAACTGCCACAGAGAAAGCCTGCGAGTgatagagagaagagaaaaatgggAAGCAGAGCGGCCCTTTTCGTCTTAGTAATTGTACTGTGCTATGGATTGGCAATGGCTGTGAGTTCTGTAGGAGATGAAGACTGGCGGAGGGAGAAGGAAGGGAGGGAAGACTggaggagagaaagagaagaaacagAGGAGGAGGAAACAGAGGACTGGTTCTTGTTGCAAGACTCAAAGAAAGTGGTGACGACCGATGCAGGGGAGATGAGAGTGGTGAGAAGCCTTGGAGGAAGGATTGTCGATAGGCCCATGCATATTGGGTTTATTGCCATGGAGCCCAAGACCCTCTTCATCCCTCAGTACCTTGACTCCAGCTTGATTCTCTTCATCCGCAGAG GGGAAGCAAAGATTGGATTTATATACAAAGATGCACTGGCGGAGAGGCGATTGAAGACAGGGGACGTGTACCGGCTTCCAGCCGGTTCGGCATTCTACTTGGTGAACACAGGGGAGGGGCAGAGGCTTCACATTATCTGCAGCATTGACACTTCTGAGGGCTTGGGCCTCGGTACTTTCCAG TCTTTCTTCATTGGTGGAGGATCCTACCCAACTTCTGTTCTTGCTGGATTTGATCGTGAAACGCTTTCGCATGCATTTAAC GTCTCATTCTCAGAAGTAAGAGAGATCTTGACCAGGCAACGAGAGGGTCCGATCGTGTACGTGCCAGATGCTCGTTCCCCAAGCGTCTGGGCAAAATTCTTGCAAATGAAAGACCAAGACAGACTACAACACCTCAAGAGAATGGTGCTGGACTTCCAAGAAGAACCTGATCATGATCATCAAGAAGAGCAAACCTGGTCATGGAGGAAGCTCTTGAATTCAATGTTGGGAAAGGAAACCAAGAGAAGAGGCGACAAGGGAACCGGCAAATCCCCTGACTCGTACAACCTCTACGACAGACGCCCCGACTTCAGCAACAACTATGGATGGAGCCTCGCTCTCGATGAATCTGATTATGATCCTCTCAAACGCTCCGGAATTGGCGTTTATCTCGTCAATCTCACTGCG GGATCGATGATGGCGCCGCATGTGAATCCAACTGCAACAGAGTACGGCATTGTGTTAAGCGGATCTGGAACGATACAGGTTGTGTTTCCGAATGGAACCTCTGCGATGAATGCTAAGATAACGGAAGGGGACGTGTTTTGGGTGCCAAGATATTTCCCATTCTGCCAAATTGCGTCAAGAACTGGTCCGCTTGAGTTCTTTGGATTCACAACGTCGGCACGGAAGAACCGGCCACAGTTCTTGGTTGGTGCGAGCTCAGTTCTCCGGACCATGCTAGGCCCTGAGCTCGCTGCCGCCTTTGGTGTGGACGAGGAAAGGCTACGGGACGTCGTTGAGGCTCAGCAAGAGGCTGTTATACTGCCTTCAACATGGGCGGCGCCACCCGACAAGAAGACGAAGAAGTTTGCGAGGGCGCCAAGGGTCATCAAGAGCTTTGGGAATGATATGATTATGGGTTTTGATTAG
- the LOC133876818 gene encoding LRR receptor-like serine/threonine-protein kinase EFR: MQIERPSLLFLCLSFLLVQSCMFQLSQSTFSNFTDRLALITFKSNLSSSPNQTVLAANWSTATNFCNWIGVSCSRRRQRVTALDLSYMASKAAFLLTLLQKIELSTNHLVGAIPSTLGNISSLEYLNLQFNSLTGPLPFAIFNISSLTKIGLTENQILGTLPMDLCSHCPKLQELNLTDNKFSGRLPSQMNYCTELVVLSLSYNKFDGTIPKGYGSLEKLKYLVRGGNNLTGNIPPTISNLSRLVEFGIEINNIKGSIPSDLWRLPNLYKLNFGSNDLIGAIPQSLFNSSSLRQLLLTNNSFYGNLPFDNGLSCPNIEYVVFGMNQFSGRIPSCLSNCSKLSIVDFHTNLLSGPIPTSLGRLKNLEEIYLNNNQLIAEPEDQELNFLSSLSNCRYLKMLSISKNPLDITLPRSIGNFSDYLKSIVASETQIKGHIPMEIGSLKGLNWLHLSSNNLTGSIPSTIGGLESLQRLYLDINKIEGFTPEGVCQLKNIGELDLSTNKISGSIPNCMSNLSHLQYLNLSVNRLESSLPLNLWSLEYLRVWTFH; the protein is encoded by the exons ATGCAAATAGAAAGGCCATCCCTTCTCTTCCTCTGCTTGAGTTTTCTGTTGGTGCAGTCATGCATGTTTCAGCTGTCTCAATCGACTTTCAGTAACTTTACTGATCGATTAGCTCTCATTACCTTCAAATCCAATCTCAGTTCTAGTCCAAACCAAACTGTCCTGGCTGCTAACTGGTCCACAGCAACCAACTTCTGCAACTGGATTGGGGTCTCGTGTAGCCGGCGCAGGCAAAGAGTCACCGCTTTGGACCTTTCCTACATGGCCTCCAAGGCAGCATTTCTCCTCACATTG CTTCAAAAAATAGAGCTTAGCACGAACCATCTTGTGGGTGCCATTCCGTCGACCCTCGGCAATATTTCTTCGTTAGAGTACTTGAATCTGCAATTCAACAGCCTCACTGGTCCACTTCCTTTTGCCATCTTTAACATATCCTCTCTAACCAAAATTGGTCTTAcagaaaatcaaattttgggAACTCTTCCAATGGATCTGTGCAGCCACTGTCCTAAACTTCAAGAACTTAATCTTACGGACAATAAATTCAGCGGTCGGCTCCCTTCACAGATGAATTATTGCACAGAACTTGTAGTCTTGTCGTTATCATACAATAAATTTGATGGGACCATTCCAAAAGGCTATGGGAGTTTGGAAAAGCTTAAATATCTGGTTCGTGGAGGCAACAACTTAACTGGTAATATACCTCCTACCATAAGTAACTTGTCGAGGTTAGTTGAGTTTGGAATTGAGATAAACAACATTAAAGGAAGCATTCCCAGTGATTTATGGCGTCTTCCAAATCTGTATAAATTGAATTTTGGATCCAATGATCTCATTGGGGCAATCCCCCAAAGCCTTTTCAACAGTTCCTCTCTACGACAACTCCTCTTGACCAATAATTCCTTTTATGGAAATCTTCCATTTGATAATGGCCTTTCTTGCCCTAATATTGAATATGTGGTTTTTGGTATGAACCAATTTAGTGGTCGGATCCCATCATGTCTTTCAAATTGTTCCAAGCTTTCCATTGTAGATTTTCATACAAACTTACTCTCTGGGCCAATACCCACAAGTCTTGGACGCTTAAAAAACCTTGAAGAAATTTATCTGAATAACAATCAGCTAATAGCAGAGCCAGAAGATCAAGAGCTTAATTTTCTTTCATCATTATCTAATTGCAGATATTTGAAAATGTTGTCCATATCAAAGAATCCCTTGGATATTACTCTTCCTCGTTCCATTGGAAACTTTTCTGATTACCTTAAGTCCATTGTTGCATCTGAAACCCAAATAAAGGGTCATATTCCTATGGAAATCGGTTCCTTGAAAGGCTTGAACTGGCTTCATTTGAGCAGTAACAATTTGACAGGAAGCATACCGTCCACGATTGGGGGATTGGAGAGTTTGCAAAGATTGTATCTTGATATTAATAAGATTGAAGGATTCACTCCAGAAGGCGTATGTCAGTTAAAGAACATAGGCGAGTTAGATCTCTCAACAAACAAAATCTCTGGATCCATCCCAAATTGCATGTCAAATCTCAGTCATTTGCAATATCTAAACCTTAGTGTTAATAGATTGGAATCATCactaccattaaatttatggagCCTTGAATATCTACGGGTTTGGACCTTTCATTGA
- the LOC133878617 gene encoding elongation factor 1-alpha — translation MGKEKFHINIVVIGHVDSGKSTTTGHLIYKLGGIDKRVIERFEKEAAEMNKRSFKYAWVLDKLKAERERGITIDIALWKFETTKYYCTVIDAPGHRDFIKNMITGTSQADCAVLIIDSTTGGFEAGISKDGQTREHALLAFTLGVKQMICCCNKMDATTPKYSKARYDEIIKEVSSYLKKVGYNPDKIPFVPISGFEGDNMIERSTNLDWYKGPTLLEALDLISEPKRPTDKPLRLPLQDVYKIGGIGTVPVGRVETGIIKPGMVVTFGPTGLTTEVKSVEMHHEALLEALPGDNVGFNVKNVAVKDLKRGFVASNSKDDPAREAANFTSQVIIMNHPGQIGNGYAPVLDCHTCHIAVKFAELVTKIDRRSGKEIEKEPKFLKNGDAGFVKMIPTKPMVVETFSDYPPLGRFAVRDMRQTVAVGVIKSVEKKDPTGAKVTKSAVKKK, via the exons ATGGGTAAGGAGAAGTTTCACATCAACATTGTGGTCATTGGCCACGTCGACTCTGGAAAGTCGACAACCACCGGGCACTTGATCTATAAGCTTGGAGGTATTGACAAGCGTGTTATTGAGAGGTTTGAGAAGGAGGCTGCTGAGATGAACAAGAGGTCATTCAAGTATGCCTGGGTGTTGGACAAGCTCAAGGCTGAACGTGAACGTGGTATTACCATCGACATTGCCTTGTGGAAGTTTGAGACTACCAAGTACTACTGCACTGTCATTGATGCTCCTGGACATCGTGACTTTATCAAGAACATGATCACCGGTACCTCACAGGCTGACTGTGCTGTCCTCATTATTGACTCCACCACTGGTGGTTTTGAAGCTGGTATTTCCAAGGATGGTCAGACCCGTGAGCATGCCTTACTTGCTTTTACCCTTGGTGTGAAGCAGATGATTTGCTGCTGTAACAAG ATGGATGCCACAACCCCCAAGTACTCTAAGGCAAGGTATGATGAAATCATTAAGGAAGTCTCATCCTATCTGAAGAAGGTTGGGTACAACCCTGACAAGATCCCCTTTGTCCCCATCTCTGGTTTTGAGGGTGACAACATGATTGAGAGGTCAACCAACCTGGACTGGTACAAGGGCCCCACCCTCCTTGAGGCTCTTGACTTGATCTCGGAGCCCAAGAGGCCCACAGACAAGCCCCTCCGTCTCCCTCTCCAGGATGTCTACAAGATTGGCGGTATTGGAACCGTCCCTGTTGGACGTGTTGAGACTGGTATCATCAAGCCTGGTATGGTTGTGACCTTTGGGCCTACTGGACTAACAACTGAAGTCAAGTCCGTTGAGATGCACCATGAAGCTCTCCTGGAGGCCCTTCCTGGTGACAACGTTGGCTTCAACGTGAAGAATGTTGCTGTCAAGGATCTCAAGCGTGGTTTTGTTGCTTCCAACTCCAAGGATGATCCTGCCAGGGAGGCTGCTAACTTCACCTCCCAGGTCATCATCATGAACCATCCCGGTCAGATTGGTAATGGTTATGCTCCAGTGCTCGACTGCCACACCTGCCACATTGCCGTGAAGTTTGCCGAGCTGGTGACCAAAATTGATAGGCGATCTGGTAAGGAGATAGAGAAGGAGCCCAAGTTTTTGAAGAACGGTGATGCAGGGTTTGTGAAGATGATTCCCACCAAGCCTATGGTTGTTGAGACTTTCTCTGACTACCCACCTCTTGGTCGTTTTGCCGTGAGGGACATGCGCCAGACCGTGGCTGTTGGTGTCATCAAGAGTgttgagaagaaggatcctaCTGGTGCTAAGGTTACCAAGTCTGCAGTGAAGAAGAAGTGA
- the LOC133877140 gene encoding probable LRR receptor-like serine/threonine-protein kinase At3g47570, with amino-acid sequence MLNLSYNNLSGSILKSLEALSFLKYLNVSFNELSGEIPSGGPFVKFTAESFLGNKALCGNQLFDVPPCPSSASSKGLRVKEILLKYFLPGISSIIILLALVYMLRRYQESKMQVPSLPNAMPLLEHRMISYQELCQGTNNFCESNLLGAGGFGSVYKGVLSDGTIVAVKVLNLQLVGAFKSFDAECKVLQTIRHRNLVKVISTCSNPEFRALVLQYISNGNLERWLYSHNYCLNLLQRVNIMVDVASVLDYLHHGQSELIVHCDLKPTNILLDEDMVVHVADFGIAKILAKNKDFIQTKTLGTLGYIAPEFGSEGKVSIKCDVYSYGIILLEMITRKKPTDDMFVGELTLRQWINGSLPDKMMEVVDDGLLRIEHGRDVIFMESIFSSIIELGLKCSEELPVERIDIKDVLVKLNKIKLTLSENRNRGARYL; translated from the exons ATGTTAAACCTCTCATATAATAATCTCTCTGGTTCAATTCTTAAGTCTCTTGAGGCACTTTCATTTCTCAAGTACTTGAATGTGTCTTTCAATGAACTATCCGGAGAGATCCCATCAGGTGGGCCTTTTGTGAAATTTACAGCTGAATCATTTTTAGGAAATAAAGCACTTTGTGGGAATCAACTTTTCGATGTTCCACCTTGTCCAAGTTCTGCAAGCTCCAAAGGATTAAGGGTGAAAGAAATTTTGCTTAAATATTTTCTACCTGGAATTAGTTCAATTATTATCCTCCTAGCACTGGTTTATATGCTGAGAAGATATCAAGAAAGTAAAATGCAAGTTCCAAGTTTACCTAATGCAATGCCTCTGTTGGAGCATAGAATGATATCATATCAAGAACTTTGTCAAGGGACAAACAATTTTTGTGAAAGTAACTTGCTTGGAGCCGGAGGTTTTGGTTCTGTGTACAAAGGAGTGTTGTCTGATGGGACAATTGTTGCTGTCAAAGTTCTAAATTTGCAATTGGTTGGTGCTTTCAAGAGTTTCGATGCTGAATGCAAGGTGTTACAAACAATCCGACATAGAAATCTTGTTAAAGTCATAAGTACATGTTCCAACCCCGAGTTTAGAGCTTTGGTCCTGCAATACATATCGAACGGCAACCTTGAAAGATGGTTATACTCTCACAACTACTGCTTAAATCTTCTTCAAAGAGTAAACATTATGGTTGATGTTGCATCGGTGTTGGACTATCTCCACCATGGTCAATCAGAACTTATCGTTCATTGTGATTTGAAGCCCACCAATATCCTTTTAGATGAGGACATGGTTGTACATGTTGCTGATTTTGGCATTGCAAAAATTTTAGCCAAAAACAAAGATTTCATACAAACCAAAACTCTTGGTACACTCGGCTACATCGCACCAG AGTTTGGGTCTGAAGGAAAAGTATCCATTAAATGCGATGTTTATAGCTATGGCATAATATTGTTGGAGATGATAACAAGGAAGAAGCCTACCGACGACATGTTTGTAGGAGAATTGACTTTGAGACAATGGATAAATGGATCACTTCCTGACAAAATGATGGAAGTTGTGGATGACGGTTTATTAAGAATAGAACATGGAAGAGACGTAATTTTCATGGAAAGCATTTTTTCGTCTATAATCGAATTAGGCTTAAAGTGTTCAGAAGAATTACCTGTTGAGAGAATCGATATCAAAGACGTGCTTGTCAAGCTTAACAAAATCAAATTGACACTTTCTGAAAACAGAAACAGGGGTGCTCGATATCTTTGA